A segment of the Oikeobacillus pervagus genome:
GAAGAAAGTGCTCCCCCATCGTTGGATAATTTAATAGAACGGTTGAAATGTAAAGGTTTTTGCGTTAAAGTTGTCATCATAAGAATCCTTTCTTTGGTGTTTGTTTGGTCGCAATAACCTTAACAGAAAAGGATTCTTTTTTCATCTAATAAGTGAAAAAAAGAATCCCACTGAGAAGCCGGTAAGTCAGCATTTCAGTGGAATTTTGTATTTGTCGGTGAATAATCTAGGATTAATGGTAATGGCTCTAATATTTTCTCTTGGAACGTTTTTACCAAATCAAGCCAATGCCCAACTAAATCAACCAGATTGTAAAACTTGCAGTTTAAAAGATGTATATTCAAAAGATGAAATGCTTGAAAAATTAAATGAATTAGGTGTAACTATCGAAGATACAAATAAAAATGATCAAAAGTTAGTTAAAAAACTAATTAAAGAACAAAAGAAAATGGATAAAGAGATAAATAAACAGTTAGCTAAAGGATTTAAAGATTATAAAGATGCTGAAATGTTCTTAACGTTTAATAACACTCATTTAGGTGGATACGATTATGAAAAAGCTATTATTTATGCTACTTTGTTAAAAAATAAAGCCGGCGATATTGCACTAGTTAGCGCATGGGTAGATCCTAATAAAAAAGAGTTAATTAAATATACTGTAGGTACAATTACAAATGAAAATCCAGAGAAATTTAATGAGTTAGTATCTTATGAAAAAGTTAAAGATACAGAAGGAGATTTCACTGCTTCTGATTTTAAATGGAATGGAAAAAGCTTTGCATGTGGTTTATCAGGCGTATTTGCATGTATCACTTACTGTGGTGTAGTTGGATTAGCTTGTGGACCTGGTGCTGCTGCTTGTGGTACTGTTTGTGATCTAGCCTGTGGTGCTGCATTTGCATATGCATGTAGTTAAAAAAAGAATCCAATCAAATTAAACTGGTACCTATGTCAAGGACATTATAAAAAAAGAGTTTAAAT
Coding sequences within it:
- a CDS encoding putative immunity/bacteriocin fusion bifunctional protein → MALIFSLGTFLPNQANAQLNQPDCKTCSLKDVYSKDEMLEKLNELGVTIEDTNKNDQKLVKKLIKEQKKMDKEINKQLAKGFKDYKDAEMFLTFNNTHLGGYDYEKAIIYATLLKNKAGDIALVSAWVDPNKKELIKYTVGTITNENPEKFNELVSYEKVKDTEGDFTASDFKWNGKSFACGLSGVFACITYCGVVGLACGPGAAACGTVCDLACGAAFAYACS